Part of the Ficedula albicollis isolate OC2 chromosome 18, FicAlb1.5, whole genome shotgun sequence genome, TTTAGCAGTGTATGTATAACCAGGTAAGAGTGTAACAGGGGAGAAAGCAAGTCAGGGCAGGATGGGATTagtttcctgctctgccacttTAATCATAAATTTAAATCTATGGCAAATACAGttgaaactgcattttctaTTGCAGGTTTGTAGATTACTTTCAAGTGACCATGAGTCCCCACATTCTGAGAAATCCTTATGTAACCCAGTTAGAAATAAActgcaaaagcaggaaagacAGGACTGTCATGAGAAGGCTGCAATTTGCTGGTAAAATACAAAGTTACTCTGGCTTTATCTGTTCAGCCTAACTCCAAATACTGCCATTTATTAGAGGTTTGTCCCTCTTCAATATATTCAGCGGAGAGATTTCCCTCTGGTCCATCCCCTCTTTTTCTATAAAGCCATGTTTATAACCCATTAATCTACAAAAACATCTACATACATGAAAGTGAACAAGCTACAGCAAGAAAAAACCCCCTCACATTTGCAGGCTCTTTTCGATGCAAACTGAACAGTGCAAAACATAATCTGAGTTTGTGTTTACATCTACTCACAGGTAAAGTCTATGCCACTGACAACAGCTGCCTTGTCAATAGAGCTCATTTCTAACTTTGAAtaattccttgaaaaaaaaaagtaccaaaCGGTATGAAAATGAAGGTATGACTGAAGAACATCAACTGTACTACTTTTGCAGCAAATGAATAAAATGCCAGCCACAGGCTAAGCAACTGGATCAACAAAGAAACCACTTCTCTCACACATTACCATCTTTATCAGGAATGATGTTTAATGCAATAAAACTTACAAGTAATTTTGATCTCTCTCCTGGATACATCTGTAACAGTTCAGTATCACCAAGGTTCTTCAGTGTTTCTATTGTTTCTGTCCCCCACGGAAAGTTGTAATGTAACTTAAATCCTCTTCTGCCTTCTTCATCCTGAAAGTCACTGCTGCTGAAGTTAGACGGGCCTACAGCAAACTGAAAGTAAGAGGTGATCACTACTGTGAATCCCATAGTAACTACAAAAATCAAGTCTGCAATGCAAACTGACGTCTCTGATTTTCAGCAAAAGGCTTTTGTACGTTAAAGCCCAAATCTCTTGGTTGTTTTATAGCATTTTCATCTCACATCACTgacaaacacaaaacatttgCCTTTCTGCAAGTCACATTATAAACTACTTATTGGATTTGTCATCATCTTCAGTAGATTCTCAATTTCCATGAGAAATTTCAGTGCCAAGAACAGGCCAGCAATGTAAGGCCATAAAACCAACCACGGTGACTATTCCCCCCACGAGACATAAAGGAGAAGACTCCCCATGGATATGCTGCTGTTACCTTTCTCCACCACTGGAGCCTCTGGCGTAGCCAGTAATCGAGCCACTGTCCTGCAGTTCTGGGAGAACTAAACCATGCAAGCAAAGACTCGGTCCTCTCGCCTATTCTTTAAACAACAGCAAGGGCAGCAAGTTAACACCTTGGGAAATAACGGGAAAAGCAAGAAACAGCATtcaaaaataatccaaaagTGAACCGGCTTAGGTATGACAAGGGATTAACTCCTCTATTACTCTACCTTGgacagtttttgtttttgttgtgttgttcATTTCCTGGAGCAGAATGTTCACTTTCTGGAACAGAATGGAAGCACACTCCAATTTGAGCAAGGCCACAGGGCAATCTTCTGTTCACCAGCTCTAAGCAGCTGACATATTGCGCCAGGACACCTGCAGAAGACAAAGCCCTGATTTTAGCGGCCACAGGAAAGTTTATGATGTTTTAACTCTACCAAGAACAAATGAAGCACATATTATACACATATATTATGTTGTTCGTACACGCAGTTCCACTATATTTACTAGCATTGATGCTTTGCAGACATGGGCTCAGCAGGCTGCTTCCTCTGGGCATGTTGATTTTAATGTGCTTTTCCCCAAATTACAGGGAGCAGACCCACTGCCCACTTGTGCTGGTCGGGTCCTTGAAAAACACACAAATTCAGTCTACAGAACGAACATTCCTGGCGCACCAACGCAGCTGGCAAAATCCCTTAAATGCAGCTGCTTCGCTCCCAGCAAGAAACTCGTGCGCAGGGTGCAGGCTGAGTGGAGCCGCCCGGGACCTACCGGGCAGGAGGCTCTCCCGCAGCACCCCCGCGGCCCCCAGCAGTTCTTCCAGGGCCGGGCTGCCAGGGTTCTGCCCACAGCCCTGAAGGACTTCGCGCAGCGTCTCCGGGTGCAGCAGCCGCAGCCCCCGCGCGTCCCGCGGAGCGCCGGGCGGGCCGTGGAGCGCGGCGTCCACGGGGAACACCTGCTGCCGCACGGGCAGCGCCGAGTCCCACCACTGCGCCGCCAGGTTGGCGCGCAGCGCCGCGCCCAGCGGCCCGAAGCCGgggtggcggggggggggggggggggggggggggggggggggggggggggggggggggggggggggggggggggggggggggggggggggggggggggggggggggggggggggggggggggggggggggggggggggggggggggggggggggggggggggggggggggggggggggggggggggggggggggggggggggggggggggggggggggggggggggggggggggggggggggggggggggggggggggggggggggggggggggggggggggggggggggggggggggggggggggggggggggggggggggggggggggggggggggggggggggggggggggggggggggggggggggggggggggggggggggggggggggggggggggggggggggggggggggggggggggggggggggggggggggggggggggggggggggggggggggggggggggggggggggggggggggggggggggggggggggggggggggggggggggggggggggggggggggggggggggggggggggggggggggggggggggggggggggggggggggggggggggggggggggggggggggggggggggggggggggggggggggggggggggggggggggggggggggggggggggggggggggggggggggggggggggggggggggggggggggggggggggggggggggggggggggggggggggggggggggggggggggggggggggggggggggggggggggggggggggggggggggggggggggggggggggggggggggggggggggggggggggggggggggggggggggggggggggggggggggggggggggggggggggggggggggggggggggggggggggggggggggggggggggggggggggggggggggggggggggggggggggggggggggggggggggggggggggggggggggggggggggggggggggggggggggggggggggggggggggggggggggggggggggggggggggggggggggggggggggggggggggggggggggggggggggggggggggggggggggggggggggggggggggggggggggggggggggggggggggggggggggggggggggggggggggggggggggggggggggggggggggggggggggggggggggggggggggggggggggggggggggggggggggggggggggggggggggggggggggggggggggggggggggggggggggggggggggggggggggggggggggggggggggggggtgggggggaaacGGCGGCCGCGCATGCGCAGCGGGACTCGCGGCCTCGCCCCAACCAACCGAGGTGGATTTTGTGCCCCCAGGCCGAGTATTCTCCCCTTTTGTAACCGTAATGATGCCGTCAGATAACTTGTGCTAAAGGAATTGACGTCTTGAAGTTGACTTTTCTCGCCTTTTGTAAACATAACTAATGCTGTGAGGTAACTTATGCGATAGAAGTTGCTTAATAAAAGAACTCGCTTCAAGCGTTGGGTAAGATCCCATCATACTAATAAACTTACATGGGGTAGGCGGAGAATGTGCATTAGGTAGGTGGGCTCGTGTTcattttactgtaaaaaaatgtaactttttacCCCTTGGTGTGCTTGATACGTGGAATCAACCTTGAGCCCCGCGAAGAACAATGTTCTCTTTTATAAGACAAACTCTCTTACAGAGCTCCCAACATCGGCAATATGGCCGCACGTGCCAGGGGTGACATCTGGCCTGCCCCTGTGGGACAGAGACACCCAGTGCTCGGCAGCCCCGGGGTCTGGGAGGGGGACAAGGGGacagagcctgccctggctgtcaCCGGAACGCGCTGCAGCCGCACGGGGACATTCCTGGGGAACAGCCCCTCTGGAATCCATCGGGGGGGCCGCAGCCCGTCCCAGACACATacaggcagcaggcagagccgAGGCGGAGGCGGCACCGCGGAGCCGCTGCCAGGAGCGCGGGCGAGGCCCCGCGGCTCCCCGCGGCCGctcggggcgggggggggggggggggggggggggggggggggggggggggggggggggggggggggggggggggggggggggggggggggggggggggggggggggggggggggggggcggcgccgGCAGAGCGCAGGCAGCGCAGTGGAAATTTCCACACCCGCTGCAGCACGAACGGAGGCGGGGCCGAGGCGGGAACCATTCCGCGAGCGCCGGGAGGAAAGGCTCGGGCCGGCATAATCCCCGCGCCGCTCCGGGCGGCGCAGCCCCCTCCTCCGGCCCTGACGAGGCGGGAACCATTCCGCGAGCGCCGGGAGGAAAGGCTCGGGCCGGCATAATCCCCGCGCCGCTCCGGGCGGCGCAGCCCCCTCCTCGGGCCCTGACGAGCCGAGTTAGTAGGGCACTGGGTCAGCGGCAGGAGCTGCTACTCCCGCCTGCACAAGCATTGCATTGGAAGTCACATTTGCCATGAGCTCAACTCTGGACTGTAGCAGAGAAGCACTGGCAGTAACGTCAAAGCTGCTTAGTAGAGCTCATCTCTTTAATGTTACATTTTGCCCCTCAGGAAACACTGCTCCATGTGAAGGGTCGTTTGGAAAGAGTATAAAATACACGGAAGAAACCTCTTTCCAACGTTTAGGTTTTGCATTGCTGTTAAAGACTCTCATCTCTTAATTTTAATTCACAAGCTATAAAtgtactatttttttaatactaaaaaaaaaaaaaaaaatcccccattTACAAAACCAGCTTTTCAATGAATTTTGTTTCAGGCAACTGGCCTGGAAACTTAGGCATTAGCAATCTACTTCCTTGTTTTTCACCCCTGGTGACACTAGTCATATTTCAGTGGTAAGCAATCTACTTCCTTGTTTTTCACCCCTGCTGACACTGAGCACTgttccaaaacaaataaatgaaaaaaaacccctcaaaccaAAATACATTGCCACCTGCAGCTTTAGACCGCAGTGGGGTAGTTCCAAACCTCCAGATGGAGTTCTCAGAATAGGAGTGAAGGATCACAAAATA contains:
- the POLG2 gene encoding DNA polymerase subunit gamma-2, mitochondrial produces the protein PRHPGFGPLGAALRANLAAQWWDSALPVRQQVFPVDAALHGPPGAPRDARGLRLLHPETLREVLQGCGQNPGSPALEELLGAAGVLRESLLPGVLAQYVSCLELVNRRLPCGLAQIGVCFHSVPESEHSAPGNEQHNKNKNCPRIGERTESLLAWFSSPRTAGQWLDYWLRQRLQWWRKFAVGPSNFSSSDFQDEEGRRGFKLHYNFPWGTETIETLKNLGDTELLQMYPGERSKLLGRDGRKNVIPHVLSVNGDLDRGVLAYLFDSLQLVENPLSAKKNSQRKVLKLHPCLAPLKVALDVGKGPTTELRQVCQGLFNELTENGISVWPGYLETVHMSLEHLCTKYDEMSIPFMILINDGTLENGVVQLRSRDTTMKEMMHISRLKDFLTKLWIEDDEQQLTQLQTT